In Candidatus Roseilinea sp., one DNA window encodes the following:
- a CDS encoding hypothetical protein (possible pseudo, frameshifted), whose translation MDWHFGVNGIVDDLGTMRERSYTARDGKTKHSLMMRPVRLGELPGEWRTWGQFAQIVNSLQGDYPSNKIKALQEALRAGPPATKRFIEANLLDSPLPSIPGHTTDNGWIGEHCVYFDPIEAMDFFVPLEPSTTGA comes from the coding sequence ATGGATTGGCACTTTGGGGTGAACGGCATCGTAGATGACCTGGGGACGATGCGCGAGCGAAGTTACACGGCGCGCGACGGCAAGACAAAGCATTCTCTGATGATGCGCCCTGTCCGGCTGGGCGAGCTTCCCGGCGAGTGGCGCACCTGGGGACAGTTCGCGCAGATCGTGAATTCTCTTCAAGGAGATTATCCCAGCAACAAGATCAAGGCATTGCAAGAGGCTCTACGCGCCGGCCCACCGGCAACGAAGCGATTTATCGAGGCGAATCTATTGGACAGTCCGCTGCCGTCCATTCCCGGCCATACAACCGACAATGGCTGGATCGGCGAGCACTGCGTCTATTTCGATCCGATCGAGGCGATGGATTTCTTTGTCCCGCTGGAGCCTTCCACGACAGGAGCATGA
- a CDS encoding aspartyl-tRNA amidotransferase subunit B, with product MPAFIVYGVGECTRAVHAAACTICGLGREATPNGDALLDPALSKQRMEAALKQRIQDELKAAMRGGDEARKTVLRLLVAQIKNAEVEARTDGRGGVLSDSDVLALVRREIKQHEESLLEAQHAGREDLVAQQQAELDVLKEFLPRQLSREEIVELAKQTIQELNVTSPKQHGQVMKALQPKVKDIADGKLVNEVVRELLG from the coding sequence ATGCCCGCCTTCATCGTTTATGGGGTTGGCGAATGCACCCGCGCTGTGCACGCCGCAGCCTGTACAATATGCGGGCTAGGCCGAGAAGCGACGCCGAACGGAGACGCCTTGCTCGACCCAGCGCTATCGAAACAACGCATGGAAGCGGCACTCAAACAGCGAATCCAGGATGAGCTAAAAGCAGCGATGCGCGGCGGCGACGAAGCGCGCAAGACGGTGCTGCGCTTGCTCGTTGCACAAATCAAGAACGCCGAGGTCGAAGCGCGCACCGACGGGCGTGGCGGCGTGCTCAGCGATAGCGACGTGCTGGCGCTGGTACGGCGCGAGATCAAGCAGCACGAGGAATCGCTGCTCGAAGCACAACATGCCGGCCGCGAAGACCTGGTCGCTCAACAACAGGCCGAACTGGATGTGCTCAAAGAATTCCTTCCCAGGCAACTGTCGAGGGAAGAGATCGTCGAACTGGCCAAACAGACCATCCAAGAACTCAACGTCACCTCACCCAAGCAACACGGCCAGGTCATGAAAGCACTGCAGCCCAAGGTCAAAGACATCGCCGACGGCAAATTGGTGAACGAAGTCGTGCGCGAATTGTTGGGGTGA
- a CDS encoding hypothetical protein (possible pseudo, frameshifted), translated as MGRLTPRQREVLREFARDGADSATVARRLNITQAALDSHKGRIFEECRIAWELPEGKRLSHRFLYEKFSGMLDAI; from the coding sequence GTGGGGCGGCTGACGCCGCGCCAGCGCGAGGTGTTGCGCGAGTTCGCCCGCGACGGCGCCGATTCGGCGACCGTGGCGCGGCGCTTGAACATCACGCAGGCTGCGCTGGATTCGCACAAGGGGCGCATCTTCGAAGAGTGTCGGATCGCATGGGAGCTGCCGGAGGGGAAGCGCCTGTCCCACCGGTTCCTGTACGAAAAGTTCAGCGGGATGCTGGATGCGATTTGA
- a CDS encoding CRISPR-associated RAMP protein Csx10, which translates to MSALTFTIELLEPLLIADPVSGDENSASSLDYIPGSVVRGALARAFTNGKRGDLSDPLFKKLFFDGARFLNAYPAISGERSLPTPLSWQRDKDASDGDPITDLANADAPKDRQLKEMRYPFVRIQPPEFNLDEDDQVEDESNRTPSVEAYAPERDVSVHIAQRDRRSAARSGTGDIYRYDALAPGQRYIGVILSEDDDALKQLGELLPEMAKLGKSRSAGYGAVKVMDVRKHPDWREYAPSPKPQGDQVVVTLLSDVILRDRATGGYADSLAAWLGAQALKCFARCRVVGGFNLAWGLPLPQAYAIQAGSVFVFRRADAPMERLQPAVANGIGERLVDGFGRIAIDWHTSAQLKMRPATKAPSFQRVTLAAGSVEHQLAQQMVDRIWRAQLDRALREAIGRSKIERPPTNAQLSRMRLLAREAWRTGDPATIGEVLQAPDKEGKNRKAMKQHARDQFERARIYIAGQSNRLLDWLANLAARPDAVWAMLQLDQLKRPEIGGVEAKDPPALEYMARLVDGVLRKVARQGGD; encoded by the coding sequence ATGAGCGCGCTCACTTTTACGATTGAGCTACTCGAGCCACTGCTCATTGCCGATCCGGTCAGTGGCGATGAAAACAGCGCATCGAGTCTGGACTACATCCCCGGCAGCGTGGTGCGCGGCGCGCTCGCTCGGGCTTTTACAAACGGTAAACGCGGCGATTTAAGCGATCCCCTGTTCAAAAAGCTGTTCTTCGATGGCGCGCGTTTCCTGAATGCTTATCCTGCCATATCGGGAGAGCGCAGCCTGCCGACGCCGCTTTCGTGGCAGCGGGATAAGGACGCCAGTGACGGCGATCCGATCACGGACCTGGCGAATGCGGATGCGCCGAAAGATCGGCAACTGAAGGAGATGCGCTACCCATTTGTGCGCATACAGCCTCCTGAATTTAACCTCGACGAAGATGACCAAGTAGAGGACGAATCCAACCGCACGCCTTCTGTCGAGGCTTATGCGCCGGAGCGCGACGTCAGCGTCCATATCGCGCAGAGGGATCGGCGCAGCGCAGCCCGATCCGGCACGGGGGATATCTATCGCTACGACGCCCTGGCGCCGGGACAGAGATACATCGGAGTCATCCTTTCAGAGGACGATGATGCTCTGAAACAACTGGGCGAACTTTTGCCGGAGATGGCTAAACTGGGCAAGTCGCGGTCCGCGGGCTACGGCGCCGTCAAGGTGATGGATGTACGAAAACATCCGGATTGGCGCGAATATGCGCCTTCGCCTAAGCCCCAGGGTGATCAGGTCGTTGTTACTTTGCTGAGCGACGTTATCCTGCGCGATCGGGCGACCGGCGGATACGCCGACTCGCTCGCTGCGTGGCTGGGCGCGCAGGCTTTGAAGTGCTTTGCGCGTTGCCGCGTCGTCGGGGGCTTTAACCTAGCGTGGGGGTTGCCGCTGCCGCAGGCCTACGCGATTCAGGCCGGCAGCGTCTTTGTGTTCCGGCGCGCCGATGCGCCGATGGAAAGACTGCAGCCTGCTGTGGCGAATGGAATCGGTGAGCGCCTCGTTGATGGATTCGGCCGCATTGCGATAGATTGGCATACGTCGGCGCAGTTGAAGATGCGCCCGGCGACGAAAGCGCCCAGCTTCCAACGTGTGACGCTCGCAGCCGGTAGCGTCGAGCATCAACTGGCGCAGCAGATGGTAGATCGCATTTGGCGCGCGCAACTCGATCGCGCGCTCCGTGAGGCGATTGGACGATCCAAGATTGAAAGGCCACCGACGAACGCGCAGCTCTCGCGTATGCGGCTGCTCGCGCGCGAGGCGTGGCGCACAGGCGATCCGGCAACGATCGGCGAGGTGCTTCAAGCGCCGGACAAGGAAGGCAAAAATCGCAAGGCGATGAAGCAGCATGCGCGCGATCAGTTCGAGCGGGCGCGTATCTACATTGCAGGTCAGTCGAACCGTTTACTCGATTGGCTGGCGAACCTAGCCGCTCGGCCGGATGCAGTCTGGGCCATGTTGCAGTTGGATCAACTGAAGCGGCCGGAGATCGGCGGCGTGGAAGCCAAAGACCCACCTGCCTTGGAGTATATGGCGCGGTTGGTTGACGGCGTGTTGCGCAAGGTTGCAAGGCAAGGGGGTGACTAA
- a CDS encoding CRISPR-associated RAMP family protein, with the protein MALRHTNPTQKRYDRKSGQFVEARAPYNFIPLPEKIVPAPPLLDHDAYHRDALSCHIDVELETLSPTYIRGMMTTEQFERLSGKGSDKLSVAEKEELARFFEVNRRPVIPGSSLRGMLRAIVEIASHGRIRWVAKQPTFTFRAVAAPKDDPLAADYQKVIGRLAANVRAGYFERDGDDWYVRPAKLPNQLPGCAAANEAFLKIKESQIGNRDIPGFVRLSSPNYKPAFYNVRFEARLGRSRFGKAVFVERIGSEGSGLPNKGVLVCSGNMAESGAKSGERSKRTTHALILELDPRAKRIKVSRQAIEDYLKGLTPFQEESLGAWNGNGKKERGCLAERAPVFYVVEDNEVAYFGHSPNFRIPMRLSGSKRAATPHDFVPAELRSDLRPDFADAMFGWVDESADGNSPPDQRAGKVFIGDARCLSETNDIWLSAEPIAPHTLASPKPTTFQHYLVQDKQAGHDPDNKVTLAHYGTPPRETQIRGFKCYWHKGKSPDIRATEKEQSLEKQLTRIRPLKPGVRFGFRIYFENLHPAELGALLWALTLPGERGKTYAHKIGMGKPLGMGAVKLTVKSLVVSDRRKRYAQLFSSEAWHTANEARDPEKFVAAFEKYVLDELGETDKGRRRLAELERIRMLLAMQEWPGPPAAETRYMEIEHQDGGETINEYKERPVLPDPLAVLARTNANVAPQVNKPNNRPSQGGKPVSTSSNYEEGVVIKFGLGPLQDYGFIKPDSGGPDLYVNKSKLARGVTTLRQGQRVRFKRAPSAKGDQAVDVQVIG; encoded by the coding sequence ATGGCACTGAGGCACACCAACCCCACCCAGAAACGCTACGATCGCAAGAGTGGACAATTTGTCGAGGCGCGCGCCCCGTATAACTTCATCCCGCTGCCGGAGAAGATCGTGCCTGCGCCTCCCCTGCTGGATCACGACGCATATCATCGAGACGCGCTGAGCTGCCACATAGATGTCGAGCTCGAAACCCTCTCGCCCACCTACATTCGCGGCATGATGACCACGGAGCAGTTCGAGCGACTGTCCGGCAAAGGCAGCGACAAGCTCAGCGTGGCCGAGAAGGAGGAACTGGCTCGCTTCTTCGAGGTGAATCGTCGGCCGGTCATCCCCGGGAGTTCCCTGCGCGGCATGTTGCGTGCCATCGTTGAGATCGCTTCGCACGGGCGCATCCGCTGGGTCGCCAAGCAGCCGACGTTTACCTTCCGCGCCGTTGCCGCGCCGAAGGATGACCCATTGGCAGCGGATTATCAGAAAGTCATCGGCAGATTAGCGGCCAACGTGCGCGCCGGTTACTTCGAGCGAGACGGCGACGATTGGTATGTCCGTCCCGCGAAGCTCCCGAATCAGCTTCCGGGGTGCGCGGCCGCAAACGAAGCATTTCTCAAGATCAAAGAAAGCCAGATCGGCAACCGCGACATCCCCGGTTTCGTCCGCTTGTCCAGTCCGAACTATAAGCCGGCCTTTTACAACGTGAGGTTCGAGGCCCGCTTGGGCCGATCACGCTTCGGCAAGGCGGTGTTCGTCGAACGCATCGGCAGCGAGGGGTCTGGGCTACCCAACAAAGGCGTATTGGTGTGTTCCGGGAATATGGCCGAGTCCGGTGCGAAGAGTGGCGAGCGCTCAAAACGAACGACGCACGCGCTCATCCTCGAGCTAGATCCCAGGGCAAAGCGGATCAAGGTCAGTCGGCAAGCCATCGAGGACTACCTCAAAGGGTTGACACCTTTTCAGGAAGAATCGCTCGGTGCTTGGAACGGAAATGGCAAGAAAGAGCGGGGGTGCCTTGCCGAACGCGCGCCTGTCTTCTATGTGGTCGAAGATAACGAGGTTGCCTACTTTGGCCACAGCCCCAACTTCCGCATCCCTATGCGCTTGAGCGGCAGCAAGCGTGCTGCGACGCCTCACGACTTTGTCCCTGCGGAGTTGCGATCCGACCTGCGTCCGGACTTTGCCGATGCGATGTTCGGATGGGTGGACGAGAGCGCAGATGGCAACTCGCCGCCCGACCAGCGCGCCGGAAAGGTATTCATCGGCGACGCGCGATGCCTCTCCGAAACGAACGATATCTGGCTAAGCGCCGAACCGATTGCGCCGCACACGCTGGCGAGTCCAAAACCGACGACCTTTCAGCACTACCTGGTGCAGGACAAACAAGCCGGCCACGATCCCGATAACAAAGTGACGCTGGCCCACTACGGGACGCCGCCGCGAGAAACACAGATTCGCGGCTTCAAGTGTTACTGGCACAAAGGGAAATCGCCGGACATTCGTGCGACCGAAAAGGAGCAGAGCTTGGAGAAGCAACTGACGCGCATCCGGCCGCTGAAGCCCGGCGTGCGCTTCGGCTTCCGCATTTACTTTGAGAATTTGCACCCGGCCGAGCTCGGCGCGCTGCTGTGGGCGTTGACTCTGCCGGGAGAGCGAGGCAAGACCTACGCCCATAAGATCGGCATGGGCAAGCCGCTGGGGATGGGCGCGGTGAAGTTGACGGTGAAATCGCTGGTCGTCAGCGATCGCCGCAAGCGCTACGCGCAACTGTTCTCCAGCGAAGCCTGGCACACGGCCAACGAGGCGCGCGATCCTGAAAAATTCGTCGCGGCCTTCGAGAAATACGTGTTGGATGAGCTGGGCGAGACGGACAAAGGCAGGCGGCGTCTTGCCGAACTAGAGCGCATCCGCATGTTGCTCGCCATGCAAGAGTGGCCTGGCCCGCCTGCCGCGGAGACGCGATACATGGAGATCGAGCATCAGGACGGCGGGGAAACCATCAACGAATACAAGGAGCGTCCGGTGCTGCCAGATCCGCTTGCGGTGCTTGCGCGCACAAATGCGAACGTAGCTCCGCAGGTCAACAAGCCGAACAACCGTCCTTCTCAAGGAGGCAAGCCGGTGAGCACGTCGTCGAATTACGAAGAGGGTGTCGTGATCAAGTTCGGGTTAGGCCCGCTGCAGGACTATGGCTTCATCAAGCCGGATTCGGGTGGCCCGGATCTCTACGTCAACAAGAGCAAGCTGGCCCGAGGCGTGACGACGCTCCGCCAAGGCCAGCGCGTGCGCTTCAAGCGCGCGCCGAGCGCGAAGGGCGATCAGGCCGTTGATGTGCAGGTGATCGGATGA
- a CDS encoding oxidoreductase, whose protein sequence is MATPPTLIGIIGAGNISSTYLESDRKFRNIRITKVADIDMDRARAQAEKYGKQAVTVDALLADPEIAIVVNLTVPAAHAPVALRALEAGKHVYNEKPLATMREDAQQMLALARSKGLRVGGAPDTFLGGGLQTCRRLLDDGAIGRPVVAFARMLSCGMESWHPNPEFFFKPGGGPMFDMGPYYLTALVMLLGPAKRVSGMTRITHPERTITSQPLYGKKIIVEVPTLVSGLIEFGDGAIANITTTFDVAEGYEIGLTIYGTEGTLQCPDPNGFGGPVRLKRKGEKDWQEVRIRHKWVENSRGLGVADMAAAIQEGRPHRAGAELTYHVLDLMHAFHDSAREGRHVTIESTCARPDPLPPDWP, encoded by the coding sequence ATGGCAACACCTCCTACCCTCATCGGCATCATCGGCGCCGGCAACATCAGCTCGACTTATCTGGAATCCGATCGCAAGTTCAGGAATATCCGCATCACCAAGGTGGCGGACATTGACATGGATCGTGCCCGCGCGCAGGCGGAGAAATACGGCAAGCAAGCCGTCACCGTTGACGCGCTGCTGGCCGATCCCGAGATTGCCATCGTCGTCAACCTGACCGTGCCGGCGGCGCATGCGCCGGTCGCGCTCCGCGCGCTGGAGGCCGGCAAACACGTCTACAACGAGAAGCCGCTGGCCACCATGCGCGAGGACGCGCAGCAGATGCTCGCGCTGGCCCGATCGAAAGGGTTGCGCGTCGGCGGCGCGCCGGACACCTTCCTGGGCGGCGGCCTACAGACCTGTCGCAGGTTGCTCGACGACGGCGCGATCGGCCGGCCGGTCGTCGCTTTCGCCCGCATGCTCTCCTGCGGTATGGAGAGCTGGCATCCCAACCCGGAGTTCTTCTTCAAGCCCGGCGGCGGGCCGATGTTCGACATGGGACCGTATTACCTGACCGCGCTGGTAATGCTGCTGGGACCGGCGAAGCGCGTCTCCGGCATGACGCGCATCACCCACCCCGAACGCACCATCACCAGCCAGCCGCTCTACGGCAAGAAGATCATCGTCGAGGTGCCGACGCTGGTCAGCGGTTTGATCGAGTTCGGCGACGGCGCCATCGCGAACATCACCACCACGTTCGACGTGGCCGAGGGCTACGAGATTGGCCTGACGATTTACGGCACGGAGGGCACGCTGCAATGCCCCGACCCGAACGGATTCGGTGGGCCGGTGCGGCTGAAGCGCAAAGGGGAGAAGGACTGGCAGGAAGTGCGCATCCGGCACAAGTGGGTGGAGAACAGCCGGGGCCTGGGCGTAGCCGACATGGCGGCGGCGATCCAGGAAGGCCGGCCACACCGCGCCGGCGCCGAGCTAACGTATCACGTGCTCGACCTGATGCACGCCTTCCACGACAGCGCGCGCGAGGGCCGGCACGTGACGATCGAGAGCACCTGCGCGCGCCCGGATCCGCTGCCGCCCGATTGGCCCTGA
- a CDS encoding hypothetical protein (possible pseudo, frameshifted): protein MQSHDYTLVAVDVSGIQDYVFRTNDLQHHLGASELVRRATSTWVRESLRTPNNMPRDDTLEDKRIEQGEVDAEVLYSGGGNVVILFATKCQATKFTRALTQKALLEAPGLNVTVASCPFAWRQGANDLGATLSKLLGTDLRCKKRHGRASGELLGLGVTADCEFTGLPAVKRGGKENQRISAEINAKLCGAPLANARLKNEIGGEDYVYDFNEFGTRGESSYIAVIHTDGNRMGKRFEALAQAGLPNRDYILAVRALSNSVNQAAQAALHATTDAIRQMPTQRTKRGSFSPYKNGKLLFRPIIFGGDDATFVCDGRLGLTVAARYLEEFAKQELKTHDGDRKPTARAGIAIVKTHFPFGRACIESPKN from the coding sequence ATGCAATCACACGACTACACGTTAGTTGCCGTTGATGTGAGCGGCATTCAGGACTATGTGTTTCGCACCAATGATCTGCAGCATCATCTCGGTGCCAGCGAGCTGGTGCGGCGCGCTACCAGCACCTGGGTGCGCGAGAGCTTGCGTACACCGAATAACATGCCTCGGGACGACACGCTGGAGGACAAGCGCATCGAGCAGGGTGAGGTGGATGCCGAAGTGCTCTACAGCGGTGGCGGCAACGTGGTCATCTTGTTCGCCACTAAGTGCCAGGCCACGAAGTTCACCCGAGCGCTTACGCAAAAGGCTTTGCTCGAGGCGCCCGGCCTGAATGTGACGGTCGCGAGTTGCCCATTCGCGTGGCGGCAGGGTGCCAATGATTTGGGCGCGACGCTCAGCAAGTTGCTGGGAACCGATTTGCGGTGCAAGAAACGGCATGGACGCGCGAGCGGAGAGCTGCTTGGCTTGGGCGTGACCGCCGACTGCGAATTCACCGGCCTGCCTGCGGTGAAGCGCGGTGGCAAAGAGAATCAACGCATCTCGGCGGAGATAAACGCCAAGCTATGTGGCGCTCCGCTGGCCAATGCGCGACTGAAGAACGAGATCGGCGGCGAGGACTATGTGTATGACTTCAATGAATTCGGCACGCGAGGGGAATCGAGCTACATCGCGGTGATTCACACCGATGGCAACCGCATGGGTAAACGCTTCGAGGCTTTGGCACAGGCCGGGCTGCCCAACCGGGATTACATCCTGGCGGTGCGCGCACTGTCTAATTCGGTCAACCAGGCAGCCCAAGCTGCATTGCACGCGACCACCGATGCCATTCGCCAAATGCCGACTCAGAGAACCAAGCGCGGTAGCTTTTCACCTTACAAGAACGGGAAGTTGTTGTTTCGTCCGATCATCTTCGGCGGCGATGACGCCACGTTCGTATGCGATGGGCGACTGGGCCTAACGGTAGCCGCTCGCTATCTTGAAGAGTTTGCCAAACAGGAACTTAAAACGCACGATGGTGACAGGAAACCAACTGCGCGCGCCGGCATCGCAATCGTCAAAACCCACTTCCCGTTCGGGCGAGCGTGTATCGAATCGCCGAAGAACTGA
- a CDS encoding hypothetical protein (possible pseudo, frameshifted), which produces MPAVDDTPTALIATLGGKPQIVTFAVDDLLSQRVALHRVCAVHLAPSDPAIQRSLSLLRYEFDHHPPYRRHAERLGVHLRFDSFTIRERPGEALATLHSSAGGRAIERIDDFAAPSAIWLTVHRLITALKREDYAIILLVTGGPRLIGLQALSAASLLFDMHDQCLHLYTPPALRERAGRGEILHRSEDDPAVRLVHVPLLPINMIAPHLQEAALASPPQPTR; this is translated from the coding sequence GTGCCGGCTGTGGACGATACGCCAACGGCGCTGATCGCCACGCTGGGCGGCAAGCCGCAGATCGTGACCTTCGCCGTGGACGATCTGTTGAGTCAGCGCGTCGCCCTGCACCGCGTGTGCGCCGTGCATCTGGCGCCCAGCGATCCCGCCATCCAGCGCAGCCTGAGCTTGCTGCGCTACGAATTCGACCACCATCCACCCTACCGGCGCCATGCCGAACGGCTGGGGGTGCACTTGCGCTTCGACTCGTTCACCATCCGCGAGCGCCCCGGCGAAGCGCTGGCCACGTTGCACAGCTCGGCCGGCGGCCGCGCCATCGAGCGGATAGACGACTTCGCCGCGCCCAGCGCCATCTGGCTGACGGTGCATCGCCTGATCACGGCGCTGAAGCGCGAAGACTACGCCATCATCTTGCTGGTGACCGGCGGTCCGCGATTGATCGGCCTGCAGGCGCTCTCGGCGGCGTCGCTCCTGTTCGACATGCACGATCAGTGCCTGCACTTGTATACGCCGCCGGCGCTGCGCGAGCGCGCCGGACGCGGCGAAATCCTCCATCGGTCGGAGGATGACCCGGCCGTTCGGCTGGTGCATGTGCCGTTGCTGCCGATTAACATGATTGCACCGCACCTTCAGGAAGCAGCGCTGGCGTCGCCGCCTCAGCCGACAAGATAG
- a CDS encoding DNA-binding protein, translated as MTDPLREAGRWWRQAVADFAFLPVARDAGKFDTCCFLAQQTAEKALKAYLFAQGEELVFTHSIFRLCDLAARYDAAFTDLREDVKRLDFYYYVEARYPNAIEDVIPAEFYSDRDAEEAIRMANAVCEFVGRRLSFRDDSERAE; from the coding sequence ATGACCGATCCGCTGCGTGAGGCCGGCCGTTGGTGGCGGCAAGCCGTCGCCGACTTCGCCTTCTTGCCCGTCGCGCGCGACGCCGGCAAGTTCGATACCTGTTGCTTCCTTGCGCAACAGACCGCCGAAAAGGCGCTCAAGGCATACCTCTTCGCGCAGGGCGAGGAGTTGGTCTTCACGCACTCCATCTTCCGACTGTGTGACCTCGCTGCACGCTACGATGCGGCTTTCACCGACCTCCGCGAGGACGTCAAACGGCTCGACTTCTACTATTATGTTGAGGCGCGCTATCCGAACGCAATCGAGGATGTGATCCCAGCGGAGTTCTACAGCGACCGCGACGCCGAAGAAGCCATTCGCATGGCGAACGCCGTCTGCGAGTTCGTAGGCAGGCGCCTGTCCTTCCGCGACGATTCCGAGCGAGCCGAATGA
- a CDS encoding hypothetical protein (possible pseudo, frameshifted): protein MTLNLYLHIKLKSDATFGRGEGTPGEVDAEMQHDVLGLPYYGGRALKGVLAQECADLLHALDQQEGGRWWRAGKELFGTPGSTSAAAGVLTVGDAQLPEALRAAVAYAVGRGLSTSQVLRALTAVRKQTANDIATGAPQDETLRAMRVVLRETEFVAPLSFLAHPSDGCAGVVVCLRGRPAQARHGTQSGAR from the coding sequence ATGACGCTGAACTTGTATCTGCACATCAAGCTCAAGAGTGACGCTACCTTTGGGCGCGGCGAGGGCACGCCGGGTGAAGTGGATGCCGAGATGCAGCACGATGTGCTTGGCTTGCCTTACTACGGCGGCCGCGCGCTCAAAGGCGTGTTGGCTCAGGAGTGCGCAGATCTGCTGCATGCGCTTGATCAGCAGGAGGGAGGCCGCTGGTGGAGGGCCGGGAAGGAGTTGTTCGGCACGCCGGGCAGCACAAGCGCAGCGGCCGGCGTGCTGACCGTAGGCGACGCGCAGTTGCCCGAGGCCTTGCGCGCTGCGGTTGCATATGCCGTGGGCCGAGGTCTCTCGACGAGCCAGGTGCTGCGTGCGCTGACCGCGGTGCGCAAGCAGACGGCGAATGACATCGCAACCGGCGCGCCACAAGACGAAACGCTGCGCGCGATGCGCGTCGTGCTGCGCGAGACCGAATTCGTCGCACCGTTGAGTTTTTTGGCCCATCCGAGCGATGGATGCGCTGGCGTTGTTGTCTGCTTGCGTGGCCGCCCTGCGCAGGCTCGGCATGGGACGCAATCGGGGGCGCGGTGA
- a CDS encoding CRISPR-associated protein: MTVCEPKSIAWELRSLEGLPADQAGLESWLIHQAKENNLTYALVHADDGVIWGRFTDGRWSWSSDSFSDVSPKLSWVALQQMRVFGPKAEVFIWREAGVFRGRLIQEDGSGEQKYFDEAQLLWGKPDGEARDGFRLMREGAQGLLHAPPVEIATRGRLMTRNYIDYDQDGCAFVKASRLVAEQER, encoded by the coding sequence GTGACGGTGTGTGAACCGAAGTCAATCGCCTGGGAGCTCCGGTCTTTGGAGGGCCTGCCGGCCGATCAAGCCGGGCTGGAAAGTTGGCTCATTCATCAGGCGAAAGAAAATAACCTGACCTATGCCCTCGTCCACGCCGACGACGGCGTGATCTGGGGCAGATTTACCGATGGACGCTGGTCGTGGTCGTCCGATTCTTTTTCGGATGTTTCGCCGAAGCTGAGTTGGGTCGCCTTGCAGCAGATGCGGGTGTTCGGTCCAAAGGCTGAGGTGTTCATCTGGCGGGAAGCAGGCGTGTTCAGAGGCCGACTGATCCAAGAAGATGGATCGGGTGAACAGAAATACTTCGATGAAGCACAGCTTCTGTGGGGCAAGCCCGACGGAGAGGCGCGCGATGGCTTCCGGTTGATGCGCGAAGGCGCGCAGGGGCTGCTGCATGCGCCGCCGGTGGAAATCGCTACCCGGGGCAGGCTGATGACGCGCAACTACATAGATTACGACCAAGACGGCTGTGCGTTTGTGAAAGCCAGCCGGTTAGTCGCCGAACAGGAGCGGTAA